TCGGCGGCACCGCACCAAACGGCAGGCTCCCGAACGCTTACAGCGCAACCGGCTCACCGGATTGCAGGCCCGGCCGGGCGCCCCCCGTCCATTCAGTCCATGCCGTCCATCCGGTCCATGCCGTCCATCCCCCCCTATTCCCCGCCGGGCGCGTGCACCATGCAGGCGACGCGGCGTCCGGGGCCCGCCCCGGCCAGCCGCTGCTCCCGCCGCGCGCAGTCCGGGACCGCGTCGGGACAGCGCGGGTGAAAATGGCAGCCCGTGGGCGGGTTGATGGGGCTGGGGATGTCCCCGCCGAGGATGACGCGGTCGCGGTGCGCCGACGGGTCGGGCACGGGGGCGGCGGCGAGCAGCGCCCTGGTGTAGGGATGCACGGGCGCGTCGAAAAGTTCGGCGGCGGGCGCGGTCTCGACGATGCGCCCGAGGTACATCACGGCGACGCTGGTGGAGATGTGGCGGACCACGCCGAGGTCGTGGCCGATGAAGAGATAAGTCAGGCCGAGGCGCTGCTGGAGGTCGGCCATCAGGTTGAGTATCTGCGCCTGGATGGAAACGTCCAGCGCGGAGACCGGCTCGTCGGCGATGATCAGGTCCGGCTCTACCGCCAGTGCGCGGGCGATGCCCAGGCGCTGGCGCTGGCCGCCGCTGAACTCGTGCGGGTAGCGGTCCGCGGCGGCGGCGGGCATGCCGACCAAATCAAGCAGCTCCATCACGCGGGCCTTCACGTCCCCGCGCGGGACCACGCGGTGCACCCGCAGTATCTCCGCCAGCATGGACTGCACGGTCATGCGCGGGTTCAGCGAGCCGTAGGGGTCCTGGAAGATGATCTGCATGCGCTTGCGCAGGGCGCGCAGGGTGTGCCGGTCCGCGCGGGTCACGTCCACGCCGTCAAAGGTCACCTGGCCCGATGTCGGCTCGATGAGCCGCAGGAGCAGCCGGCCCGTGGTGGTCTTGCCGCTGCCGCTCTCGCCCACCAGGCTGAGGGTGGCCCCCTTGGGTATCGAAAAACTCACGCCGTCCACGGCGCGCACCGCGCCCACGGTCCGCGAGAAGACCCCCTGCCGCACGGGAAAGTGCTTCACCAAATCCCTCACCACGAGCAAGTCGCCGCTCATGCGCGTTCCTCCGGTTTTTCAGGGACAACGGTTTCCCCGCCGGGCGGGTTCGGGTGGTGCAGCCAGCACGCCGCGGCGTGCCCCGGCGCGGTCCCCGCAAAGGGCGGCTCACGCAGGGCGCACACGGGCATCGCCTCGGCGCAGCGCGGATGGAACCGGCATCCGGACGGGAAATGCGTGGCCGGGGGCACGGACCCCCGGATGGTGCTCAGCCGCGCCGCGCCCCGGTTCATGGGCGGCAGCGACTGGAAGAGCGCGCGGGTGTAGGGGTGCGCCGGTGACTTGAAAAGCCTGTCCGCCGCCGCCCGCTCCACGATGCGCCCCGCGTACATCACGGCCACCTCGTCCGCCGTCTCGGCGACCACGCCCAGGTCGTGCGTGATGAGCAGAAGCGTCATGCCCGTGTTTCGCTGGAGTTCCCGCAGCAGTTCCAGGATCTGCGCCTGGATGGTCACGTCCAGCGCGGTGGTCGGCTCGTCCGCGATGAGCAGGCGCGGGCCGCATGACAGCGCCATGGCGATCATCACGCGCTGGAGCATGCCCCCGGACATCTGGTGCGGGTAGTCCTCCGCGCGCCGCGCCGCCGACGGGATGCCCACCCGCCCCATCATCTCCACGGCCCCGCGCCACGCCGCCGCCTTGTCCAGGCGGCGGTGCATGCGGAGCACGGCGGCAATCTGGGCGCCCACGCGGAACACGGGGTTCATGGAGGTCATGGGCTCCTGGAAAATCATGGAGATGTCGTTGCCCCGGATACGGCGCATCTCCCGTTCAGGCAGGGCCAGCAGGTCCTTCCCGTCGAAAAGCGCCTCCCCCCCGGCGACGCGTCCGGGCGGCGAGGGGATCAACCGCATGAGGGACATGGCCGTCACGCTCTTGCCGCAGCCGCTCTCGCCCACCAGCGCCAGGGTCTTCCCGGCGGGCAGGTCAAACGACACCCCGTCCACCGCCCGGGCCGTGCCCTGGTCGGTGGTGAACTCCGTGCGCAGGTCCCGCACGGAAAGCAGGATGTTGCTTTCAGCGGCCACCGGTTCTCCTCATTGCCGCAGCCTCGGGTCCATGGCGTCGCGCAGGCCGTCGCCCACCAGGTTGAAGGCCACCACGGTCACAAACACCGCGATGCCGGGGAAAAGAACCAGCCACCAGGCGAAGTCCACATAACTCTGCGACTGCTTCAGTATCTCGCCCCAGCTCGCCGTGGGCGGCGGCACGCCGAAGCCCAGGAAGCTCAGGCCCGACTCCGTCAGGATCGCCCCGGCCACGCCGAAGGTGGCGCTGACAAAGACCGGGCTGATCGCGTTCGGCAGCAGGTGCCGGAACATCACCCGCAGGTCGCCCAGGCCCGAGGCCCGCGCCGCCGTCGCATAGTCCTGGCCCTTCACCTTCAGAAACTCGCCCCTGACCAGCCGCGCCACGCCCGGCCAGCTCGTCAGGCCGATGACCACCATGATGTTCATGATGCCCGGCTCAAGAAAGGCCATCACCGTGATGATCAGGAAGAACGAGGGGACGCATATCCACACCTCGATCACCCGGAGAATCGCCGCGTCCGCCCAGCCGCCGTAGAATCCCGCCACCGCGCCCAACACCACCCCGATGAGCACCGCAATGCCCACGGCGATGAACCCCACGGACATGGAGACGCGCGAGCCCCAGACAATCCTGCTGAGCACGTCGCGGCCCCGGTCGTCCGTGCCGAACCAGTGGGCCGCACCGGGCGGCTCGAGCCGCCGCGACAGATCCTGCCGCAGCGGGCCGTGCGGCACCGGCGGCCACAGGGCGTACTCGCCCTCGCCGGGCCGCCAGCGGTCGAAGTTGTTGTAGAGGTTCTCCGCGCGGAGGTCGGCGTAGGTGATGAGGTTCGGCAGGGGGTAGGTTTTTCCGCCCTTCACCAGCCACAGGGGCACGTCACCCGCGAGCAGGGGCGCGCACAGTGCCGTAAGCCCCATGAGCAGCACCAGCGCCACGCCGAAAAGCGCGGGTTTGTTCCGGCGGAACTGTCGCCACACCAGCGGCCAGTAGCCCTGGCGCGCCTCTTTTTGCGCCGCGCCGCTCATTCCAGTTTAATCCTCGGGTCCACCAGCACGTAGAGCAGGTCGCTCAGGAGCAGCCCCGCCAGCGTCAGCAGCGACGCGATGGCCACCTCGCCCATGATCAGCGGGTAATCCCGGCTCAGCACCGCCTCGAAGGCCAGGCGGCCCATGCCCGGTATCGAGAAGATGCTCTCGATGATGATGCTGCCGCCGATGAGCGCGGGCAGCAGCCCGCCCAGAAGGGTCACAATCGCGATGAGCGAGTTGCGCATCGCGTACTTCCACACCACGGTCCGTTCGGGAAAACCGTAGGCCCGCGCCGTCCGCACATAGTCCTGCCGGAGCACGTCGAGCATGCCCGCCCGCATGTACCGCGACAGGTACGCCAGGCTCCCGTAGGTCAGGCAGAACAGGGGCAGCGCCATGTGCCAAAGCCGGTCCAGCAGCCACGCGCCGGAGGGGAGGGACTCCGCGCCCGACGAGTTGATGCCGTGGATGGGAAACCAGTCCAGGTACTCGCCGCCGCCCAGAAAGAGGATCAGCAGCATGGCCACCCAGAAACCCGGCAGGCTGTAGAGCAGGAAAAGCCCCACGGTCAGGGCGCTGTCCGTCTTCGCGCCCGCATGCGTCGCCGAGTACACCCCCAGGGGGATCGAGAGCAGGTACACCAGGAAAATGGAAATCAGGTTGAGCTGGAGGGTGATGGGCAGCGCCTCGGCAATCTTGTCCATCACGGGCCGCTGGTCCTTCATGCTCTTCCCGAAGTCCAGCGTCACCAGCCGCCCCAGCCACAGGAAATACTGCGTGTGCAGGGGCTTGTCCAGCCCGTAGAGCGCCCTGGTCTGCTCCATGATCTGCGCCGTGGCCGCGTCGGATTTCATGGCGCCCTCGAGCCCGCGCAGCTTGAAGGCCACCGGGCTGCCCGGAGCAAGCTGGATCAGCGCGAAGGTGAGCATGCTGATGCCGAGAAAGGTCGGCACCATCAGCATCAGCCTGCGCAGGATGTAGGCCCGCATCGCGTTCCCCCGCCCTGTTCAGCCGCCGTACCGCTGGAGCGCCCGGGGCGCGAACCACTCGCGCTCCTCCATGCCGAAGAGGTGCCCCCGGATGCCCTGAATCCGCTTGTCCACGGCCATCAGCTCCTTCGGCGCCATCATGAACAGGTAGGGCTGCTCCCCGTAAAGTATTTCCTGAAAGCGGTGGTACAGCCGGATGCGCTCGTTCCGGTCAAAGGAGACACGCGCCGCCTCGACAAGCCTGTCCGCCTCTTCGTTGACAAAGCCGACGTAGTTCGAGCCCTTCTCCGCCTGCGAGGAATGCCAGATTTGGTAGGGGTCCGGGTCCGGGGTCATCATCCACGCCATGAGAATCACGTCAAAATCACGCTTGTCCACCCGGTCCAGCAGCGAGGCCCATTCCATGGGGCGGATGACCAGCTCGATGCCCGCCCGCGCCAGTTCCTCCTTGTAGAGGGTCAGTATCTTCTCCGCAACGGGGTTTTGGTTGGTGATGAACGCGTCAAAGCGGAACTCTGTCCCGTCCCTGTCCAGGGTGCCGTCGCCGTTGCTGTCGAGCCAGCCGGCCTGTCCGAGCAGCGCCGCCGCCCCGGCGGGGTCAAACGAAATCGGGACCAGGGAGCCGTTGTTCTCCGGCGTGCCGGGCATGAACCCGGCCACCACCGGCATGGCCAGGCCCTGGTAAATCTCCGTGATGATCTGGTTCCGGTTCATCAGCATCGCCAGGGCGCGGCGCGTCTCCCTGTCGGAGAACTGGGGCTTCCGCGTGTTCCAGCCGATGTAATTAAACGCGGGCCGCCCCGTGGTGAAGCGGTTGAAACGCTCCGTGAACTTGGGCGTGTTCGCGCGGCGCACCCAGTCCTCGGGCAGCAGCCGCATGGCGTCCATGTCGCCCCGCGCCAGCACCTGGAACGCCGCGTTGTCGTCCGTGATGGCGATGAACTTGATCTTGTCGAAATGCGGCAGGCCCTTCTCCGCCGCACCCCAGAACCGGGTGTTCCGCGACAGCACCACCTCCCTGCCGGTGGCCCAGCTTTCCAGCACATACAGGCCGGAACCGACGGGCGCGCGGTTGTTCGGGTGGTTGTTGAAGTCGCCCACGCCGTAAATGTGCTTCGGGATGATATACATGCCGCCAATCACGACGGCGTGGAGGTAGTAGGGCTTGTCGCAGGTGAAGCGGACCGTGTAATCGTCCACAACCTCCACGGAGGTGATGTCCGCGATATAATTCCGGAGATGCGGCGCGTCCACGGCGGGGTCTTTGAGCCGGTCAAAGGTGAACTTCACGTCCTGCGCCGTCAGGGGCGCGCCGTCGGAGAAGACCACGTCCTTCCGCAGGTGGAAGGTGTAGACCAAATGGTCCTCCGAAACCTCGTAGGACTCCGCCACCCAGGGCTCCATTTCAAGGGTCACGGGGTTGCGGATCAGCATTCCGTCAAAAATGTAGTCCAGCACCTTGCCGGAGTAGTAGTCCGTGCTGGTCAGCGGGTTCAGGTGCGGCATCTCCGTGGGCAGGCGCAGCAGCAGCCAGTCGCCCTGTTCCGGGGCCGCCTCCGGCATGTACTCCGTCAGGCCCGACGGAACGGCCCCGTCCCCCGCCTCGGACGCCGGCTTCGGCCCCCCGCACCCGGAAAAAAGCGCCAGGGACAAGAACGTCACAGCCAGCAACGCCGGAACCGTTTCCAACCGCTTCATTAACCGCTCCTTCTTCCTCCCCGCACCCTAGACCCTATACTTTGTGCCTAAGTTTCCCAAACCGCTCCTCCACCTCGCGCTGGAACCGTCCAATGTGCGCCAGAACCAGTTCCAGCGGGTCCGGCCCGTCGTCCTGCAGAAGCGGCGACAGGTCCATCGCGAACACCGTGCCCGTCGTGGCATCCACGCCGTGCGAGGCGTGGTAGGTCGCGTGGGCCCTGCGCCGGCCCATGGTGGCCAGGTCATAGCGCTTGCCCCCGGCAATCTGCGAGTCGAAGACGCCCAGCAGCGCCGCCTGGAGGTTCTCATGGGACGTCGTGTCAAAGGCGACCTTGTCCCCGTCCGTCATCCAGTCCAAATCGCGCCACACCTCGCAGCCGTAGAGTTTTTTCGGGCGAAGTTCCGTAGGCAGGCGGCGCAGGGCGGCAATGAGTTTCAGCGTCACGCCCACATGGGTGTCGTGCTTGTCCGCCAGATTGTGCGTGTACACCACCTCCGGGCGCGCCGCGCGCAGCAGCGCCTCCAGGTCGTCCACCGCCGCCGTGTTCGCGGCGTCCTTCACCGCGCCGCTCGGCAGGTCCAGCAGCGCCTGTGCGGCGTACTCGCCCACCACGGCCGCCTTCTTCTGCTCCTTGCGCCGCACCAGAATCATCTCATCGTCCGTGTACCGCGCGTAGACCCCGTCCCGGGGCGAACCCGCGCCGTTGGTCACCACCACGCCCGTGAACCACTTGTCCGGCTGCTGGAAGCACGCGGCGACGCCGTCGTGCGCCATGATTTCGATGTCGTCCTGGTGCGCCGCCACGGCCATGTGCGTGGTCCGCGCCAGGGCCTCCTCCAGGGGTAGCCCGTCGGGCACAAACAATTCAGCGGTCTCAAGGCTCAGTTTCATCGCTTCAACTCCTTCACTTCCCAATCACCGGGAGGCTCGCCGCGGCGATGGACTGACCCACCCGGCGGCTCTTCTCGTCGGGCAGTTGTATCTCCACCCGCGCCGCCACTTCGGGGAATTCCCGCTCCAGCACCCGGCGCGCGCCGTCGAGAATCAGGTCGCCGCCCGACCCCGACGTGCAGCGTCCCAGTATTAACACATGTTTCAGGGTGTAAAAGTCCGCGTAATGGGCCAGCGTGTAGCCCAGGTACACGCCCATGCTCTCCCAGATGCGCCGCGCCCCGGCGTCGCCCGACTCCAGTTTCGCCTGCGCGGCCTTCAGCTTGTCGGCATTCGTCACGTTCAGGGGCAGGTCAATGCCCGCCGCGGGCGCCAGGCGGAACACGCACTGCTGCGAGAAATACCGCGCGCCCACGCCGACATCGCCCGACCACTCCTCGACGGGCGCGTCCGGGTTGTAGTCCACCGGGCAGAAAGCCAGCTCGTTCAGCCAGCCCGTGATGTTCCCGTCCATGGTCACATAGCCGCCCGCCTCGCTGGTGCCCATGGCGATGCCCAGCACCCCGTTGTCCTCCAGTGACATGGATCCCGCCAGGGCCGTCACCTCGCCGTCGTTCACTATCTCCAGCGGCACCCCCATCTCCTCCCGGATGCGCAGGAACATCTCGCGCACCTCGCCGAAGCGTTCCCTCGGTATGGACCGGAACAGGGACGCGATCATGGCGCGGTTGTTCACATAGACCCCCGCCGAACTTCCGCCGATGGCGTCCACGCGCGGCAGCTTCGCCGCCGCCGCATTCAACGCCCGCATGACCTCGGAATAGTGGTAGTTTGGGTCCGACTGGTTCACCGGGTCCCACACCACCTCCTCGCTGTACACCGCCTCGCCCTCCACCACTGCGGACACCTTCCGGTCCGAGCCGCCCAAATCGAACCCGATTCGGCAGCCGTCCAAATGGCGGCCCAGGGGTTTCGTGACGTCATTCTCGGCGGGCACCTCCTCCGGACGGCAGGAAACCACCTCAAAGGGCTTCTCGTACACGTCCCGGCCCATGAAATGCCAGTCGAACGCGCGGATGCCGCCGGGGTTGTAGCATCGCGCCAGAAATTCACCCACCGATGCCGGGCCGCCCACCCACAGTTTGCACGCACCCCGCTGCCACAGCAGGAACTTCACCAGCCGCTCGATGTAATAGTGGTTCGCCTCCGATTTCGGGTGGGAATCCTCCAGCACGGCCGTCTCAAACCGGGACACCGAGCCGTCGCCCCGCTCCAGCCCCAGCACCACCGGCACGCCGCACCCGGAACGGCGGACCTCCTCCTGAAAGGCGCGGTTTGAC
This portion of the Candidatus Hydrogenedentota bacterium genome encodes:
- a CDS encoding ABC transporter permease, which encodes MSGAAQKEARQGYWPLVWRQFRRNKPALFGVALVLLMGLTALCAPLLAGDVPLWLVKGGKTYPLPNLITYADLRAENLYNNFDRWRPGEGEYALWPPVPHGPLRQDLSRRLEPPGAAHWFGTDDRGRDVLSRIVWGSRVSMSVGFIAVGIAVLIGVVLGAVAGFYGGWADAAILRVIEVWICVPSFFLIITVMAFLEPGIMNIMVVIGLTSWPGVARLVRGEFLKVKGQDYATAARASGLGDLRVMFRHLLPNAISPVFVSATFGVAGAILTESGLSFLGFGVPPPTASWGEILKQSQSYVDFAWWLVLFPGIAVFVTVVAFNLVGDGLRDAMDPRLRQ
- a CDS encoding ABC transporter permease, producing the protein MRAYILRRLMLMVPTFLGISMLTFALIQLAPGSPVAFKLRGLEGAMKSDAATAQIMEQTRALYGLDKPLHTQYFLWLGRLVTLDFGKSMKDQRPVMDKIAEALPITLQLNLISIFLVYLLSIPLGVYSATHAGAKTDSALTVGLFLLYSLPGFWVAMLLILFLGGGEYLDWFPIHGINSSGAESLPSGAWLLDRLWHMALPLFCLTYGSLAYLSRYMRAGMLDVLRQDYVRTARAYGFPERTVVWKYAMRNSLIAIVTLLGGLLPALIGGSIIIESIFSIPGMGRLAFEAVLSRDYPLIMGEVAIASLLTLAGLLLSDLLYVLVDPRIKLE
- a CDS encoding ROK family protein; this translates as MTTPWILVPPSITPPLDPDFRPAVLSNRAFQEEVRRSGCGVPVVLGLERGDGSVSRFETAVLEDSHPKSEANHYYIERLVKFLLWQRGACKLWVGGPASVGEFLARCYNPGGIRAFDWHFMGRDVYEKPFEVVSCRPEEVPAENDVTKPLGRHLDGCRIGFDLGGSDRKVSAVVEGEAVYSEEVVWDPVNQSDPNYHYSEVMRALNAAAAKLPRVDAIGGSSAGVYVNNRAMIASLFRSIPRERFGEVREMFLRIREEMGVPLEIVNDGEVTALAGSMSLEDNGVLGIAMGTSEAGGYVTMDGNITGWLNELAFCPVDYNPDAPVEEWSGDVGVGARYFSQQCVFRLAPAAGIDLPLNVTNADKLKAAQAKLESGDAGARRIWESMGVYLGYTLAHYADFYTLKHVLILGRCTSGSGGDLILDGARRVLEREFPEVAARVEIQLPDEKSRRVGQSIAAASLPVIGK
- a CDS encoding PIG-L family deacetylase, which gives rise to MKLSLETAELFVPDGLPLEEALARTTHMAVAAHQDDIEIMAHDGVAACFQQPDKWFTGVVVTNGAGSPRDGVYARYTDDEMILVRRKEQKKAAVVGEYAAQALLDLPSGAVKDAANTAAVDDLEALLRAARPEVVYTHNLADKHDTHVGVTLKLIAALRRLPTELRPKKLYGCEVWRDLDWMTDGDKVAFDTTSHENLQAALLGVFDSQIAGGKRYDLATMGRRRAHATYHASHGVDATTGTVFAMDLSPLLQDDGPDPLELVLAHIGRFQREVEERFGKLRHKV
- a CDS encoding ABC transporter ATP-binding protein produces the protein MAAESNILLSVRDLRTEFTTDQGTARAVDGVSFDLPAGKTLALVGESGCGKSVTAMSLMRLIPSPPGRVAGGEALFDGKDLLALPEREMRRIRGNDISMIFQEPMTSMNPVFRVGAQIAAVLRMHRRLDKAAAWRGAVEMMGRVGIPSAARRAEDYPHQMSGGMLQRVMIAMALSCGPRLLIADEPTTALDVTIQAQILELLRELQRNTGMTLLLITHDLGVVAETADEVAVMYAGRIVERAAADRLFKSPAHPYTRALFQSLPPMNRGAARLSTIRGSVPPATHFPSGCRFHPRCAEAMPVCALREPPFAGTAPGHAAACWLHHPNPPGGETVVPEKPEERA
- a CDS encoding ATP-binding cassette domain-containing protein, yielding MSGDLLVVRDLVKHFPVRQGVFSRTVGAVRAVDGVSFSIPKGATLSLVGESGSGKTTTGRLLLRLIEPTSGQVTFDGVDVTRADRHTLRALRKRMQIIFQDPYGSLNPRMTVQSMLAEILRVHRVVPRGDVKARVMELLDLVGMPAAAADRYPHEFSGGQRQRLGIARALAVEPDLIIADEPVSALDVSIQAQILNLMADLQQRLGLTYLFIGHDLGVVRHISTSVAVMYLGRIVETAPAAELFDAPVHPYTRALLAAAPVPDPSAHRDRVILGGDIPSPINPPTGCHFHPRCPDAVPDCARREQRLAGAGPGRRVACMVHAPGGE